The DNA region TGTGCGAGCTGGCCGGCGCCCCGGCGTCGGCGGACGGGCCCCGCGACGGGATCAGCTTCGTGCCCGAGTTGCTGGGGCGGGCCGGGCCGAAGCGAGAGGCGGTGTTTTGCTGGTACGACCCGAGGCCCGGCCACGACAAGACGCAGTTCTCTCGCGAAGTGTTTGCGCTAGACCGGCGCTACAAGTACTTCCGAGACGGACGCTTATTCCGGCTCTCGGACCGCCCGCTCGAAGAGACGCTGGTCGAGCCCGGCTCGGCCGACGGGCGTGATCGGGCGGCCGTGAAGAAGCTTAAGCGCGTGATCGACGAGGCGATGGAAGGGGTCGCCGAGCCGCCGCTGGTGGACGCCTACGGCCAGCCGACCCCGGACCCCGCGGGCTGAGGCCCACGCCGCCCTGGACCCCACCTTGGCAGCAGACGGTAGCGACCCGGCGCCGCGTGGTTGACGACCGGCTCGAGCGGAAAGTAGCCTCCAGCCGACGCGCCGGACCTCCAACCGGGGCGCACAGGGACTACACTGTCAGCTACGATGTGCAGCGACGCGACGCAGTGTCGCCTAGACCCCGGGCGCGATCGCGACCGACTCCTACACCAGGGATCCCATGAAGTTGTGTTTTCCCTCCGCCACTCTGGCGGTTGTTGCGTGGATATCGTTTTGCGCGACCAGTACCGCCGCGGCCCCCGCAGAACTGGTCCGCGGCCCTTACCTACAGATGGCGACGCCGGACTCGATGGTCGTGGTCTGGCGGACGCGTGGGCCTTCGGCCCCGAGCGTGCGGTTCGGCGACTCGCCCGAGACGCTGTCTCACGCGGTCGAAGGGGAAGCGATCACCCGGCGGGCCTCGGTGGGCGTGGACGGCGAGTTCGCATCGCGGCTCTACCGTGAGCCGGCCAAGGCCGCGGCCCGCCGCGACCGGCGTGACCCGTCTCCCTCGACGCCCCCCGGGCTCTGCCAGTACGAGGTGCGGCTCACGGGACTCAAGCCGGGCACGCGCTACTACTACGCGGTGTACGACGGCGACCGCAGGCTCGCCGGCGGCGACCCGGAGCACACCTTCACGACTTCGCCGCCGCCCGGTTCGGACACCGACCTGCGGGTGTGGGTGGTGGGAGATTCGGGCACCGGCGGTTCCGACCAACGCCGCGTCTACAAGGCGATGCAAGGCCACGTCCGCGAGACGGGCCGGCCGCTCGACCTCTATCTGCACCTGGGCGACATGGCCTACGGCGACGGCACCGACCCAGAGTTTCAAAAGAAGTTCTTCGACGTCTACCAGCCGACGCTGCGGCAAATGGTCTGCTGGCCGACGATGGGCAACCACGAGGGTCACACCTCGCGCGGCGCCCGTCAGTTCGGCCCCTACTACGACGCGTACGTGGCGCCGACCGCCGCCGAGGCCGGGGGCGTGGCGTCCGGCACCGAGGCCTACTACGCGTTTGACATCGCGGGGGTGCACTTCATCTGCCTCGACTCGCACGACCTCGACCGCACGCCGGGCGGCGCGATGGCCCGCTGGCTGCAGGCCGACCTGGACGAGGCGCGGGCCGAGTGGCTGATCGCGTTCTGGCACCACCCGCCGTATACCAAGGGCTCGCACGACAGCGACACCGAGGGGGAGCTGATCGAGATGCGGACGCACATCATGCCGATCCTGGAGTCGGCTGGGGTCGACCTGGTGCTGGCGGGGCACTCGCACATCTACGAGCGGAGCATGCTGATCGACGGGGCGTACGCGACGCCAACGGTGGCCGAGGGGGTGGTGCTGGACGACGGCGACGGCGACCCCGACGGCGACGGCCCCTACCGCAAGAGCGCCGGGCTGCACCCCAACGAGGGGACCGTGGCGGTCGTCAGCGGCCACGGGGGCGCCGGCGTCGGCCGCAAGGGGACGATGCCCATCATGCGGCAGATCATTGTCGAGAACGGGTCGCTGCTGCTGGACATCAAGGGCGACGAGCTGACCGGCACGATGATCAACAAAGCGGGGGAGACAAGCGACCGGTTCCGCATCGTCAAACGCGGCCAGGTGCAGCAGGTCCGGGTCGAAGACCCCTGGCGCCCCTCGGACGACCCCTCGCAGTACACCGAGTTCTATGTCGCCTGGGACGGCGCCGCGCGCGGCGAGCCGACCGCGGGCTGGGACGTTACCCCGGCGACGGCCGACGCGGTCCGGGTCGAAGAAAAGTCGGGCAAGTACCGGCAGGCCCGCTTCCAGGCCGCCGACGCCCCGCTGACCGCGATCGCGCAGCGCTTCAGCGGCCCTGTGAGCCATATCGAGGTGCAGGTGCGGGCGCCTGCCGATCAAGAGGAGGCCGTTGGGGTCGTGCTCGGCTACCAGGGCCCAGACGACTACTTCGTGTACCGGCTCCACCCGGCCGAGAAGGCCGCGTCGTTGTCTCGGCGCCAGGGGGGCGTCGAACGAGAGCTCACCCGCAAAGCCGTCGAGGCCGACTTCAGCAAGATGGTGAAGATCTCGCTGGAACCCGTGGCGGACATCCTTGAGGTGCAGCTCAACGGCGCGCAGGAGTACACGATCAACCTCGACGCGCCGCTCCCCCCGGGAGCGGTTGGGCTGCGGGTCGAGGCGGGCGGGAGCGCAGACTTTGCGGGGATCGGCATCGAGCCAAAGCAATGAGCCCCCGCCGCAACATGCTGCCTCGGATCGCGGCGCTAGCGCTGCTCGCGGGCGCCGCGCTCCCGTCCGCGCATGCGCACCCGCCGGTAGAGCACGTGATCGAGGCGCTCACGCGCCGCATCGCCGAGGGGGAGCCGGCGGCCGAGCTGCTCGTCCGGCGCGGCGACGAGCGTCGCGGGCTGCGCCGCAACGGCCAGGCGGCGGACGACTATGCGGCTGCGTTGCGGATCGACCCCCGGCTAGGCGGCGCGTGGCTGGGCCTGGCCCGGGTCCGGTTGGCCCAGGGCCGCTACGCCGAGGCCCGTTCCGCGGCCGAGCAGGGCGTCGCCGCGCAAGCGGGCGTCGGCCGGCAGGCCCAGGACCCTGAACAGGTCGCGGACGCCGCGGCGCCCTTCTACGCAACCATCGCCCAGGCCTACGAGGCCCAGCACAAATTCGAGCAAGCGACCGACGCCTGGCGCCGGGCGTTGGGGTCCGCTAACCCAGAGATCGATTGGCGGCTGGGCCTGGCGCGCTCGCTCCAGAACGCCGGCAGGCCGGAGGAAGCGCGCGACGCGTTGGCCGCCGACATGCAGCAGAACCCCAGCGTGGTGTTGCAGCGCGCGTGGGTCGCGGCGCTGATCGAGTGCGGAGACCTGTCCGAAGCGAGCGCGCAGGTCGAGGCGGGCCTCGCCCGGTCGAGGTGGCGCGGCTCGTGGCTGCTGCTGCGGGCGCAGATCGCGGCCCGCGCCGGGTTGCCGCAAGAGGCGCGGCGCGACGCGCAAGCGGTGATCGACGAGATCGACGCGCGCACGCGGCCCGGCGTCAGCAACCCGTTGCTGGAGGAAGACCGCGCCGCGGCGGAGCGCCTGCTGAGGCAGGCCGGCGGCGGACCCGATGGCCCGTCGCCGTGAGGGCGGCGCACCGTGGCGGCTCGTTGGCCCGGGTGTAGCGGTAGCGACGGTGCTGCGGCCGCACGGCGGCCGGTTCTCCGCGCCACGCAGTGCGATCGGCATGATTGCGCGCGTCGCTTCGCCCGATTGCCCGGGCGACATTGCATAAACCCGAAGAGGGTGCGGGGAATCCGTAAGCTAGATTTGACTACGATCGGAGGGGCGAGAAGACCCCCGGCGTGGAACCAGCAATCGAAACATCACCCGGCCAAACGACACCGCGCACCAGACGCGAGACGCGCAGGCCCACTAGCCAGTAGAAAGGGTAGAACCGAGGGAGCAGCGGATGGACTCACAAGATCTGCAGAGGCTGTCCGACGTCATCGACGTCGACGACCTGATGCGTCGGTGTCTCGGCAACATCGATTTCGCGAGCCGGATCTTGGGCCTCCTTACCGGGAGGTGCGAGGCCGACCTCGTAGAACTAGAACACGCCATCGAGAACGCCGACGTTCAGCGGATCGGATCCGTCGCCCACCGGCTCAAGGGGGCGACCGCCAGCGGGGCGGCCCACCGCGTGAGCCGCAAGGCAGACGAACTGTGCCGCGCCGCGGCGACGGAGTCCCAGGAGGCGGTGTCACGCATATTTACCGAGCTCCGTGACGAATGGGGCCTGCTGGCCGATTCGCTCGCCGCACCCGCAGCGCTTTCGGTCTAGCCGAGAAGCAAAGCCGCCAAACAGCCGCGGCCACACCCGCCCGCCAGACCCGGGGGCGTAACGAACCGACACCTGCGGCCAACGAGACCACGATAGGAAGCTAACTGATGCGTGTGCTGGTCGTAGAAGACGACGTCGTCTCCCTGGAGATGCTCGAGAACTGCCTGCTCCACTTCGGCTACGAGGTGGACTGCGCCCGCGACGGCGCCGAAGGGTACGAGATGATCCGCACGGGGCGGTACTCCATCGTCATCTCCGACTGGGACATGCCCGGGATGCAGGGGGACGAGCTGTGCCGCAGGGTCCGCGAGTGCCACCGCAGCGGCTACGTCTTCTTTGTGCTGCTGACCTCCCACAGCGACATGAAGCACATCGTGGCGGGCCTGCAAGCCGGCGCCGACGACTTCCTGGTGAAGCCGTTCCGGCCCGACGAGCTCCAGGTGCGGCTACGCACCGGCGAGCGGCTGCTTTCCTTGCAGAGCCGCGACGTGATGCTGTTCACGCTGGCGAAGCTGACCGAGTCTCGTGACAACGAGACCGGCCTGCACCTCGAACGGATGCGCGAGTACAGCCGGATCCTGGCGGACGAGCTCTCCCGCTGGCCGAAGTACTGCGGCGAGGTTGACGGCGACTACGTGCAACTGATCTACCTTACCAGCCCGCTGCACGACATCGGCAAGGTAGGGGTGCCGGACAGCGTGCTGCTGAAGCCCGGCAAGCTCACCAAGGAAGAGTTCGACCTGATGAAGGGGCACACCACGCTGGGGGGGCAAACCCTCGCCGCCGTGGCCGAGGCCCACCCGAAGGAGCAGTACCTGGCGATGGCCCGCGACATCGCGATGACCCACCACGAGCGGTTCGACGGCACGGGGTACCCGCTCGGGCTGAGCGGGAAAAACATCCCGCTGTGCGGCCGCATCACGGCGCTGGCCGATGTGTACGACGCCCTCACCACGGTCCGCGTCTACAAGCCAAAGTTCAGCCACGAGAAGACCCGAGAGATCATCCTCGAGGGCCGTGGGTCCCACTTCGACCCAGACATCGTCCAGGCCTTCCTGCACCGCGAGGAAGAGTTTATCCGCGTGGCCGATGCGCTCGACGCCGCTCCGGCAATGGCCCAGTTGACGAAGCTCCAGTTCCCGTGCCCCCAGCCGGAACAGCTTGTCTAACCGGACTATCCGGAACAGCCGTGGCGTCCGGACGCCCGAGGCGTGGGGTTCGGTTCACGACCGGGCTGGTGGTTCGACGATGCGCCCCTAAGTGCGGGCCGCAATAGGCCGGCAAGGGCCGGAACTCCGTCGGGAAAGGATTCCTATGATTCG from Pirellulimonas nuda includes:
- a CDS encoding purple acid phosphatase family protein, with the translated sequence MATPDSMVVVWRTRGPSAPSVRFGDSPETLSHAVEGEAITRRASVGVDGEFASRLYREPAKAAARRDRRDPSPSTPPGLCQYEVRLTGLKPGTRYYYAVYDGDRRLAGGDPEHTFTTSPPPGSDTDLRVWVVGDSGTGGSDQRRVYKAMQGHVRETGRPLDLYLHLGDMAYGDGTDPEFQKKFFDVYQPTLRQMVCWPTMGNHEGHTSRGARQFGPYYDAYVAPTAAEAGGVASGTEAYYAFDIAGVHFICLDSHDLDRTPGGAMARWLQADLDEARAEWLIAFWHHPPYTKGSHDSDTEGELIEMRTHIMPILESAGVDLVLAGHSHIYERSMLIDGAYATPTVAEGVVLDDGDGDPDGDGPYRKSAGLHPNEGTVAVVSGHGGAGVGRKGTMPIMRQIIVENGSLLLDIKGDELTGTMINKAGETSDRFRIVKRGQVQQVRVEDPWRPSDDPSQYTEFYVAWDGAARGEPTAGWDVTPATADAVRVEEKSGKYRQARFQAADAPLTAIAQRFSGPVSHIEVQVRAPADQEEAVGVVLGYQGPDDYFVYRLHPAEKAASLSRRQGGVERELTRKAVEADFSKMVKISLEPVADILEVQLNGAQEYTINLDAPLPPGAVGLRVEAGGSADFAGIGIEPKQ
- a CDS encoding tetratricopeptide repeat protein, encoding MSPRRNMLPRIAALALLAGAALPSAHAHPPVEHVIEALTRRIAEGEPAAELLVRRGDERRGLRRNGQAADDYAAALRIDPRLGGAWLGLARVRLAQGRYAEARSAAEQGVAAQAGVGRQAQDPEQVADAAAPFYATIAQAYEAQHKFEQATDAWRRALGSANPEIDWRLGLARSLQNAGRPEEARDALAADMQQNPSVVLQRAWVAALIECGDLSEASAQVEAGLARSRWRGSWLLLRAQIAARAGLPQEARRDAQAVIDEIDARTRPGVSNPLLEEDRAAAERLLRQAGGGPDGPSP
- a CDS encoding Hpt domain-containing protein, whose amino-acid sequence is MDSQDLQRLSDVIDVDDLMRRCLGNIDFASRILGLLTGRCEADLVELEHAIENADVQRIGSVAHRLKGATASGAAHRVSRKADELCRAAATESQEAVSRIFTELRDEWGLLADSLAAPAALSV
- a CDS encoding response regulator; the encoded protein is MRVLVVEDDVVSLEMLENCLLHFGYEVDCARDGAEGYEMIRTGRYSIVISDWDMPGMQGDELCRRVRECHRSGYVFFVLLTSHSDMKHIVAGLQAGADDFLVKPFRPDELQVRLRTGERLLSLQSRDVMLFTLAKLTESRDNETGLHLERMREYSRILADELSRWPKYCGEVDGDYVQLIYLTSPLHDIGKVGVPDSVLLKPGKLTKEEFDLMKGHTTLGGQTLAAVAEAHPKEQYLAMARDIAMTHHERFDGTGYPLGLSGKNIPLCGRITALADVYDALTTVRVYKPKFSHEKTREIILEGRGSHFDPDIVQAFLHREEEFIRVADALDAAPAMAQLTKLQFPCPQPEQLV